tgtttcctttcttctttctgcataagaagaagatgaacaacttcaactatgaaaagaagaagaatacatAACCAAAAATTTCCTCTATCATTTTTCACCCGCTACTAAGCGAAACAAAACACTGAGGAAGGAAATTGAGTATATACAATCACTTATGGCTTGCATCCAAAGAAGAAAGGAGCCACTCAAGGAACTGAAAGATCCTCCTATAGACATGCCAACTTGTGGATTTCTTTATCATCCTTTtactaaaaaatttatgttttccGAAGAAATGACCAGgtaattataaaaacaaaaaaataaaaaaacaaaagaagaaacaaatttatgttttttataCGGAATTCCGTGGACTTCACTTCCTTGAACTCCGACACTTTCTTGAAGTTCTCCCAAGCCCTCACATAGACCCTGGCTTCAAAGAGCTTCTTCTTGCCCGCGTCGGTGGCCTCAATAGTCAAATAGTGATTCATCCCAGCAACCATTTGCCGCTTTTCATTCACCACCCTCACAAACTCAAGCAGACCATTATGCTGCACAATTGTTCAATCAAAATCCCATTCGCAATCTTTGTTTGACAGAAATAGAATAAAAGGGTTTTTACCTCCTTGTTGTGTTCTCCGATGGCGAAGCGAGCGAGGATTATGGTTTCGACGCCGTTCACGGTTCCTGGAGAATCGGTTATTCCGCCAAGTATGATATCGGCCATGGTTGGGTGGGGCTTTTAGAtttgattatatttttttagaggAAGGAGGAGGTGTGAGAAGTGGAGTCAGAGAGTTGTATGGCTATTAATACACACAGGAGGAGGAAGGAAGACGACGAAACTTCGATTTCAACTCTGTTGACTCCTCGACAGAGAATTTATTACGTAATACCTGTGTTATCAAGGACATCAATTACTAACGTTAGAGAAATTTTTGCCCAATAAAATTCTGAGAAGCCATGATTGTCTTTTCTACTCGTAgccatggttttttttaattttttttaattaataataataatttattttaattttttagtaagggatagtctaaactacatgGAATGTGGGTTTCTCTCACATACACAACC
The Prunus dulcis chromosome 2, ALMONDv2, whole genome shotgun sequence DNA segment above includes these coding regions:
- the LOC117619758 gene encoding cysteine proteinase inhibitor A-like gives rise to the protein MADIILGGITDSPGTVNGVETIILARFAIGEHNKEHNGLLEFVRVVNEKRQMVAGMNHYLTIEATDAGKKKLFEARVYVRAWENFKKVSEFKEVKSTEFRIKNINLFLLLFFYFFVFIITWSFLRKT